One Candidatus Zixiibacteriota bacterium genomic window carries:
- the galT gene encoding galactose-1-phosphate uridylyltransferase has translation MSEFRQNKATKEWVVVAPGRGRRPSDFAKETAAPRPLPEYRDDCPFCPGHEDQTPATVLQLPPHGPWRVRVAPNKFAALSPSLPAARTAVGSFLSANGFGIAEVIVESPRHNQTLATMSVAEVTEVLTAYRERQRAASRNPHVNLVTVFRNHGRRAGTSLEHPHSQLIATPIVPPHVRDPLRQAVLHYDSYGTCVYCDMVAEEIRQEERLLDQTPGFVAFCPFAARSPFEARIYPKGHAASFTAIGDDAIAELAAVLRSTLRRLYFLLGNPDYNYIIRSSPVGDEDTRHLHWYIVIIPKISTPAGFEIGSGIYINSVAPESAARALREVDIDGAREEPA, from the coding sequence ATGTCCGAATTCCGACAGAACAAAGCCACCAAAGAGTGGGTGGTCGTCGCTCCGGGACGGGGACGGCGGCCCTCCGACTTCGCCAAAGAAACCGCCGCGCCGCGGCCGCTTCCGGAATATAGGGATGATTGCCCGTTCTGCCCCGGGCACGAGGATCAGACTCCGGCCACCGTTCTGCAATTGCCGCCGCATGGTCCATGGCGCGTACGGGTCGCCCCCAACAAGTTCGCCGCGCTCTCCCCGTCGCTGCCGGCCGCTCGGACGGCGGTGGGCTCGTTTCTTTCGGCCAACGGCTTCGGCATCGCGGAGGTGATCGTCGAGAGCCCCCGCCACAACCAGACGCTGGCCACGATGTCGGTGGCGGAGGTGACCGAAGTGCTCACCGCGTATCGCGAGCGCCAGCGCGCCGCCTCGCGCAATCCCCACGTCAACCTGGTGACCGTCTTCCGCAATCACGGCCGGCGGGCCGGCACTTCGCTGGAACATCCCCACTCCCAGCTCATCGCCACGCCCATTGTCCCCCCCCACGTCCGCGATCCTCTTCGCCAGGCTGTCCTCCACTACGACAGCTACGGCACGTGCGTCTACTGCGACATGGTTGCCGAAGAGATCCGGCAGGAAGAACGCCTCCTTGACCAGACCCCCGGCTTTGTCGCCTTCTGCCCCTTCGCCGCCCGCTCCCCCTTTGAGGCGCGCATTTACCCGAAGGGCCACGCCGCCAGCTTCACGGCCATCGGCGACGACGCCATCGCGGAGCTTGCCGCTGTGCTGCGGTCCACCCTCCGCCGGCTCTACTTCCTGCTCGGAAACCCCGACTACAATTACATCATCCGCTCCTCCCCGGTCGGCGATGAGGACACCCGCCACCTGCACTGGTACATTGTCATTATCCCGAAAATCTCCACGCCGGCGGGATTCGAGATCGGCTCCGGCATCTACATCAATTCGGTCGCCCCCGAGAGCGCCGCCCGGGCGCTGCGCGAGGTAGACATCGACGGCGCGCGGGAGGAGCCGGCGTGA
- a CDS encoding transcriptional repressor has protein sequence MKDALVILRECDIQPTPQRIAVVEYVLKCRTHPSAEDVLSYARKKCPTVSRATVYNTLHLLVEKGLLGMQTIREGAVVFDPNVERHHHFVDNDTGEIYDIPWEQLEVRGTERLREFEIVECQVILRGRRKRG, from the coding sequence ATGAAGGACGCCCTCGTCATTTTGCGGGAGTGCGATATCCAACCCACCCCCCAGAGAATTGCCGTGGTGGAATACGTACTGAAGTGCAGAACACACCCATCGGCGGAGGATGTCCTGAGCTATGCGCGGAAGAAGTGCCCGACGGTCTCGCGGGCGACGGTCTACAACACGCTCCACCTGCTGGTCGAGAAGGGGCTTCTCGGCATGCAGACGATCAGGGAAGGCGCGGTTGTTTTTGACCCCAACGTGGAGCGGCACCATCACTTTGTTGACAACGACACGGGGGAAATCTATGACATCCCGTGGGAACAGCTCGAGGTCAGAGGGACGGAGCGACTCAGGGAATTCGAGATCGTCGAGTGCCAGGTGATCCTGCGGGGACGGCGGAAGAGAGGGTGA
- the katG gene encoding catalase/peroxidase HPI, whose translation MSNQNKDGAGKCPVTGRGGSPTAGGGTSNREWWPNQLNLKILHQHPPVSNPMGEDFNYAAEFKKLDYAALKQDLYALMTDSQDWWPADYGHYGPLFIRMAWHSAGTYRVADGRGGGGTGNQRLAPLNSWPDNVNLDKARRLLWPIKQKYGRAISWADLMILAGNCALESMGLKTFGFAGGRTDVWEPEEDIYWGPEAEWRGSTRYSGDRELENPLAAVEMGLIYVNPEGPNGNPDPVASGRDVRETFARMAMNDEETVALVAGGHTFGKCHGAGPASHVGPEPEAAGLAEQGLGWKSSFRSGKGGDTITSGIEGAWKPHPTKWDMGYLKVLFKYDWELVKSPAGANQWLAKDVAEEDMVVDAHDPSKKHRPMMTTADLSLKFDPIYEPIARSYLENPRKFADAFARAWFKLTHRDMGPRSRYLGPEVPAEELIWQDPIPAVNHRLITKRDAAALRAEILASGLSVAELVSTAWASASTFRGSDKRGGANGARIRLAPQKDWEVNQPALLAKVLRTLERIQKAFNKSQSDGKKVSLADLIVLGGCAGVELAAKKAGFKVTVPFTPGRMDASQKQTDAASFAVLEPKADGFRNYVKARYSVRVEELLVDRAQLLTLTAPEMTVLLGGLRVLGANFGGSPHGVFTARPETLTNDFFVNLLDLNTVWKPTAPDEELFEGRDRATGALKWTGTRVDLVFGSNSQLRALAEVYACSDSLEKFVQDFVAAWDKVMNLDRFDLA comes from the coding sequence ATGAGCAACCAGAACAAGGACGGCGCGGGGAAGTGTCCGGTGACGGGGCGGGGCGGCAGCCCGACAGCGGGCGGCGGCACCTCCAACCGGGAATGGTGGCCGAATCAGCTGAACCTGAAGATTCTGCACCAGCACCCCCCCGTATCCAATCCGATGGGTGAGGATTTCAACTACGCCGCAGAGTTCAAGAAACTCGACTACGCGGCGCTGAAGCAGGACCTCTACGCGCTGATGACCGACTCTCAGGACTGGTGGCCGGCCGACTACGGCCACTACGGTCCGCTCTTTATCCGCATGGCGTGGCACAGCGCGGGGACCTACCGTGTCGCCGACGGCCGCGGGGGCGGAGGGACGGGGAACCAGCGTCTGGCCCCTCTCAACAGCTGGCCGGACAACGTGAATCTCGACAAGGCGCGGCGGCTGCTCTGGCCGATCAAGCAGAAATACGGCAGGGCCATTTCCTGGGCGGACCTCATGATCCTCGCCGGCAACTGCGCGCTGGAATCGATGGGACTGAAGACGTTCGGTTTCGCCGGGGGCCGCACCGATGTCTGGGAGCCCGAGGAGGATATCTACTGGGGCCCCGAGGCTGAGTGGCGCGGCAGCACGCGCTATTCGGGGGACCGGGAGCTGGAGAATCCGCTCGCCGCGGTCGAGATGGGTCTGATCTACGTGAACCCGGAAGGTCCGAACGGCAACCCGGACCCGGTGGCTTCCGGGCGCGACGTCCGGGAGACCTTTGCGCGCATGGCCATGAACGATGAGGAGACAGTCGCGCTCGTCGCCGGGGGGCACACCTTCGGCAAGTGCCACGGCGCGGGCCCGGCCTCGCACGTGGGGCCCGAGCCCGAGGCCGCCGGCCTCGCGGAGCAGGGCCTCGGCTGGAAGAGCAGTTTCCGCAGCGGCAAAGGCGGCGACACGATCACCAGCGGCATCGAAGGGGCGTGGAAACCGCACCCGACGAAATGGGACATGGGCTATCTCAAGGTGCTGTTCAAGTACGACTGGGAGTTGGTGAAGAGTCCGGCCGGCGCGAACCAGTGGCTGGCCAAGGACGTCGCGGAAGAGGACATGGTCGTCGATGCGCACGACCCCTCCAAAAAGCACCGGCCCATGATGACCACCGCCGACTTGTCCCTGAAGTTCGACCCGATCTACGAGCCGATCGCGCGGAGTTATCTCGAGAATCCCAGGAAGTTTGCGGATGCCTTTGCGCGGGCGTGGTTCAAACTGACCCACCGCGACATGGGTCCCCGCTCCCGGTACCTCGGCCCGGAGGTCCCCGCGGAAGAGCTCATCTGGCAGGATCCCATCCCGGCTGTCAATCACAGGCTGATCACCAAGCGGGACGCCGCCGCTCTCAGGGCCGAGATTCTGGCATCCGGTTTGTCGGTGGCCGAGCTCGTATCGACCGCCTGGGCATCGGCTTCCACGTTCCGCGGTTCCGACAAACGCGGCGGGGCCAACGGCGCGCGCATTCGCCTCGCACCGCAGAAGGACTGGGAGGTCAACCAGCCGGCCCTGCTCGCCAAGGTCCTTCGGACTCTCGAGCGCATCCAAAAAGCGTTCAACAAGTCGCAGTCCGACGGCAAGAAGGTGTCGCTGGCCGATCTGATCGTCCTGGGCGGCTGTGCGGGCGTCGAACTGGCGGCGAAAAAGGCCGGGTTCAAGGTCACGGTTCCTTTCACGCCGGGACGCATGGACGCCTCGCAGAAGCAGACCGACGCGGCCTCCTTCGCAGTCCTCGAGCCCAAGGCCGACGGTTTCCGCAATTACGTGAAAGCCCGGTACAGCGTGCGGGTCGAGGAACTGCTGGTCGACAGGGCGCAGTTGCTCACGCTGACCGCACCCGAGATGACCGTTCTCCTCGGCGGCCTGCGCGTCCTGGGCGCCAACTTCGGGGGATCCCCCCACGGCGTGTTCACCGCGCGCCCGGAAACTCTCACCAACGACTTCTTTGTGAACCTGCTCGACCTGAACACCGTGTGGAAACCGACCGCGCCGGACGAGGAGCTCTTTGAGGGGCGCGACCGGGCGACGGGCGCGCTCAAGTGGACGGGGACCCGCGTCGATCTCGTCTTCGGCTCGAACTCCCAGCTCCGGGCTCTCGCGGAGGTCTACGCCTGTTCGGATTCCCTGGAGAAGTTCGTGCAGGACTTTGTCGCGGCGTGGGACAAGGTGATGAACCTTGACCGCTTCGACCTCGCCTAA
- a CDS encoding class I SAM-dependent methyltransferase produces the protein MGEPTPRFWEIFFEVFESLPRQGPGNRACAARALALCRDLPPSPAVLDLGCGVGGQTLHLAELTSGPIVALDRHAPSIERLAAAVSRLGLSARVFPVVGDMADPGLPPAGFDLVWSEGALYNIGIAHALRVCHGLLRSGGYLAFTDAVWRKANPPPEVKESFDVDYPAMGAVPDILAIIAGSGFSLLGHFTLPDEAWWEDFYTPMERRIEHLRAAYAAEPEALAVLDQLAQEPDMHRRYSDYYAYEFFVARRGKQMDRCRQ, from the coding sequence ATGGGCGAACCGACGCCGCGTTTCTGGGAGATATTCTTCGAGGTCTTCGAGTCGCTTCCCCGGCAGGGGCCGGGCAACCGCGCCTGTGCCGCCCGGGCGCTGGCCCTGTGCCGAGACCTGCCGCCGTCCCCCGCCGTGCTCGACCTCGGGTGCGGTGTCGGAGGGCAAACGCTCCACCTCGCCGAACTGACCTCCGGCCCGATCGTCGCTCTCGACCGCCACGCGCCGAGCATCGAGCGGCTCGCCGCCGCGGTGTCCCGGCTGGGGCTCTCCGCACGAGTATTCCCGGTGGTCGGCGACATGGCCGATCCCGGCCTTCCCCCGGCCGGCTTTGACCTGGTCTGGTCCGAGGGCGCGCTCTACAACATCGGCATCGCCCACGCGCTGCGTGTCTGCCACGGGCTCCTCCGCTCAGGCGGTTACCTCGCGTTCACCGATGCCGTCTGGCGCAAGGCGAACCCTCCGCCGGAGGTCAAAGAGAGCTTCGACGTCGACTACCCGGCCATGGGCGCCGTCCCCGATATTCTGGCGATCATCGCCGGCTCCGGGTTCTCGCTCCTGGGACATTTCACTCTGCCCGATGAGGCCTGGTGGGAAGACTTCTACACGCCGATGGAACGCCGCATCGAACACCTGCGCGCCGCCTACGCGGCCGAGCCCGAGGCGCTGGCGGTCCTCGACCAGCTCGCGCAGGAGCCGGACATGCACCGCCGGTACTCCGACTACTATGCCTATGAGTTCTTCGTGGCGCGCCGCGGCAAGCAAATGGATCGGTGCCGACAGTAG
- a CDS encoding linear amide C-N hydrolase yields the protein MRVEGRSCTSFCLDNKGEAVFGSNYDNDIPEGMVFINKRGVSKSGLMPGTTGQVATWTSKYASVTFTVVGHQLAWAGMNEQGLVMSTMALGETQNPEPDERAPLHSPHWMQYLLDNCSSVNEILAADSQVRIFETVDHYLVSDAAGDCAVIEFLDGKTVMHTGQGLPAAVLTNSTYAESAALLDGSGGESGKRRDPQPINGSLRRFGIAAERVQAFEPAGAEDAVTYAFDILDKVGGDATLWSIVFDTHDLTVYFRTKSHRAIRYLSLNDFDLSCQAPDLMLDIHEKLEGHIAEAMTVFSSDRNFAFLKNAIARREIPMSDEQLQAMRAILDSYECEQ from the coding sequence ATGCGGGTCGAGGGACGGTCATGTACATCGTTTTGCCTCGACAACAAGGGTGAGGCCGTCTTCGGGTCAAATTACGACAACGACATCCCCGAGGGGATGGTCTTCATCAACAAGCGGGGAGTCTCCAAATCCGGTCTCATGCCCGGCACCACCGGGCAGGTTGCCACGTGGACATCGAAGTATGCCAGCGTCACATTCACGGTGGTCGGCCACCAGTTGGCCTGGGCCGGGATGAACGAACAGGGTTTGGTGATGAGCACCATGGCTCTCGGCGAAACGCAGAACCCGGAGCCGGACGAACGCGCGCCCCTGCACTCCCCGCACTGGATGCAGTACCTGCTGGACAACTGCAGCTCCGTGAACGAGATCCTTGCGGCCGACTCTCAGGTCAGAATATTCGAGACGGTCGATCATTACCTGGTTTCTGATGCGGCCGGCGACTGCGCGGTGATCGAGTTCCTCGATGGCAAGACGGTCATGCACACCGGCCAGGGGCTTCCCGCGGCAGTCCTGACCAACAGCACGTACGCAGAGTCGGCGGCCTTGTTGGACGGCTCCGGGGGGGAATCCGGCAAGCGGCGCGATCCCCAGCCCATTAACGGTTCGCTCCGCCGCTTCGGGATCGCCGCAGAAAGGGTGCAAGCGTTTGAGCCGGCCGGTGCGGAGGACGCAGTGACATATGCGTTCGACATTCTCGACAAGGTGGGTGGAGACGCGACGCTGTGGAGCATCGTCTTCGACACGCATGACCTGACAGTCTACTTCCGCACCAAGTCGCACCGGGCGATCAGGTACCTCTCGCTGAACGATTTCGACCTCTCGTGTCAGGCGCCGGACCTGATGCTCGATATCCACGAGAAGCTGGAGGGACACATTGCCGAGGCGATGACGGTCTTTTCCTCCGATCGGAATTTCGCGTTCCTCAAGAACGCCATCGCACGACGGGAGATCCCGATGAGCGACGAGCAGCTGCAGGCGATGCGCGCGATTCTCGACAGTTACGAATGCGAGCAGTAA
- a CDS encoding GNAT family N-acetyltransferase, whose product MISLTNEDGITCASLMVLQEDREAWAIVVSWKKGVDGLPDRRAFHEALESSIGECVRMGALYLDSRVITASTGVDDALTSSRAALHRDFLSARGFVRGEDRVEYQMDLAVALSMLEADEIEPSLVWECVNTECASALARAADLFSQASEGDPASNPGEDAVGFVKALIEEKETVQAPERLQIGMCGNDPAAVLALKVYPSDGWSTIYYLGVLPVFRGRGFGAAAMLQALHSLKAMGGRIYHDGTASGNAGALALFARLGQPPFRVMETWRLRR is encoded by the coding sequence ATGATCAGCCTTACTAATGAAGACGGAATCACCTGCGCCAGCCTCATGGTCCTGCAAGAGGATCGCGAGGCCTGGGCGATCGTCGTTTCCTGGAAGAAGGGAGTCGACGGCCTCCCGGACCGACGCGCCTTCCATGAAGCGCTCGAGTCAAGCATCGGGGAGTGCGTGAGGATGGGCGCGCTCTATCTCGACAGCCGCGTGATTACTGCAAGCACAGGCGTCGATGACGCGCTGACATCCTCGCGCGCTGCGCTTCACCGCGATTTCCTCTCCGCCCGCGGTTTCGTGAGAGGCGAGGATCGCGTTGAGTACCAAATGGATCTCGCCGTTGCGCTCAGTATGCTTGAGGCGGACGAGATCGAACCTAGTCTTGTCTGGGAATGCGTCAACACGGAATGCGCGTCGGCTCTCGCGCGGGCGGCCGATTTGTTCTCTCAGGCAAGTGAGGGCGACCCTGCATCGAATCCTGGCGAAGATGCAGTAGGATTTGTGAAAGCCCTGATCGAGGAGAAAGAAACGGTCCAAGCCCCCGAACGCCTCCAGATCGGGATGTGCGGGAATGATCCCGCCGCAGTTCTCGCGCTCAAGGTCTATCCCAGCGACGGATGGTCGACGATCTACTACCTTGGCGTGCTGCCGGTTTTCCGCGGGCGCGGATTCGGTGCCGCCGCCATGCTTCAGGCGTTACATTCTCTGAAGGCCATGGGCGGGAGGATCTATCATGATGGAACCGCATCGGGGAACGCAGGCGCGCTGGCGCTCTTTGCGCGCCTCGGCCAGCCCCCATTCCGGGTCATGGAGACATGGAGATTAAGACGATAG
- a CDS encoding class I SAM-dependent methyltransferase — MDTWKFYNITHRKHLVCNPTSEAKLAHLVGLLDLPRGAGVVDIACGKGEFLIRLAEKYEVRGLGVDISPYCVEDCKKRAADRLSTPNVTFTQMDGAEFRPEQPASLHLVSCIGASWVFKDHSETLRTLKSWAAPGGLVVVGEPFWLHDPSPQYLDASGLQKESFGTHADNVEAGEKHGLRFVYTIVSDQNDWDQYEGLQWLAADEYARQNPDDPDITELMNRVTSSRNMYLKWGRDTVGWATYVFRRDE, encoded by the coding sequence GTGGATACCTGGAAGTTCTACAATATCACGCACCGGAAGCACTTGGTCTGCAATCCGACAAGCGAGGCCAAACTAGCCCACCTCGTCGGACTTCTGGACCTTCCCAGAGGGGCCGGAGTGGTCGATATCGCCTGCGGCAAGGGAGAGTTTCTGATTCGATTGGCTGAGAAATATGAAGTCAGAGGACTCGGAGTAGATATTTCCCCTTACTGCGTTGAAGATTGTAAGAAAAGAGCCGCCGATAGACTGTCCACCCCCAACGTCACATTCACGCAGATGGATGGCGCCGAGTTCAGGCCGGAACAGCCTGCGAGTCTGCATTTGGTCTCCTGCATTGGGGCCAGCTGGGTGTTCAAAGACCACAGTGAAACGCTGAGAACATTGAAGAGCTGGGCTGCCCCGGGCGGCCTGGTGGTCGTAGGGGAGCCCTTCTGGCTCCATGATCCATCACCGCAGTATCTGGATGCGTCCGGCCTTCAAAAGGAGAGCTTCGGGACGCATGCCGACAACGTGGAGGCTGGAGAGAAACACGGGCTCCGATTCGTTTATACCATTGTCAGCGACCAGAATGACTGGGATCAATACGAGGGCCTGCAGTGGTTGGCGGCCGATGAATACGCCCGTCAGAACCCCGACGATCCGGACATCACCGAACTCATGAACCGGGTTACGTCGAGCAGGAACATGTACCTCAAGTGGGGCAGAGATACTGTGGGATGGGCGACTTACGTTTTCCGACGTGATGAATGA
- a CDS encoding glycosyltransferase family 39 protein, producing the protein MCPGNLAPNRFFSSSHFVRDGSAILLTIALVKLCLHLVVNITGGYGMFRDEFYYIACSDHMAWGYVDQPPLSIAILWLNRLLLGDSLFALRLLPAVTGAVVVLLAGLMTRELGGGKYSQILASICALLAPLTLAINAHFSMNSFDTLLWTLAFYLLILIAKHDLSRHWILLGIVLGLGLMNKISVLWLGTGLLIALLATPYRALLLTRRVWFAVALSVILFLPHIIWQIANNFPTLEFMSNALADKYVSVSPWDMFSQQVLNMSPVSFPIWFAGLTYFLVSRSTRQFRVLPIIFLAVFLILIVSKNSKSEYLGPMSPMLFALGSFTVEKFVLWLKWRWLRPVILASVILGGLVPLPLTLALLPVDTFIAYSRALGIGPSTPEKKELSELPQYYADMFGWKEMTAAVAEAYARLTPEEQSKCVILCNNYGEAGAIDYFGGEYHLPRAISGHNNYWLWGCQNSDGEVVIRLGGSEDAMKECYGEVIPAGIFTHRYCMPYENNQTIWICKNRRASLITDWPDFKNFE; encoded by the coding sequence ATGTGTCCGGGTAATCTGGCACCCAATCGTTTCTTTTCATCATCCCACTTCGTTCGAGACGGCAGTGCAATCCTGCTGACGATTGCCCTCGTGAAGCTTTGTCTTCATCTGGTCGTCAATATCACTGGTGGTTATGGGATGTTCCGCGATGAATTTTACTATATCGCCTGCAGCGATCACATGGCGTGGGGTTATGTCGATCAGCCACCGTTATCCATCGCGATATTATGGTTGAATCGTCTGCTTCTAGGAGACTCGCTATTTGCCCTGCGGCTACTTCCGGCTGTCACCGGCGCAGTTGTCGTCCTCCTGGCTGGTCTGATGACACGCGAACTCGGCGGCGGCAAATACTCTCAAATCCTCGCGTCAATCTGTGCGCTCCTTGCACCTTTGACACTTGCGATCAATGCACACTTCTCAATGAACTCCTTCGATACCCTCCTTTGGACCCTCGCGTTCTATCTCCTTATCCTCATAGCCAAACACGATCTGTCGCGGCATTGGATTCTGCTCGGAATTGTACTCGGCCTGGGATTGATGAACAAGATCAGCGTTCTATGGCTCGGCACTGGACTGCTGATCGCGCTGCTCGCAACTCCGTATCGAGCCCTTCTGCTGACACGAAGAGTGTGGTTTGCAGTTGCCCTTTCTGTCATTCTTTTCCTCCCGCATATAATATGGCAGATAGCGAATAACTTCCCCACTCTCGAATTCATGAGCAATGCGCTCGCCGATAAGTACGTGTCGGTGTCACCGTGGGACATGTTCAGCCAGCAAGTACTGAACATGAGTCCGGTCTCATTCCCCATCTGGTTCGCGGGACTGACATATTTCCTGGTGTCAAGATCAACAAGGCAATTCCGCGTTCTACCGATCATCTTCTTAGCGGTCTTCCTGATTCTTATAGTTAGCAAGAATAGTAAGTCGGAGTACTTGGGGCCGATGTCCCCTATGCTCTTTGCTCTGGGATCGTTTACTGTCGAGAAGTTCGTTCTCTGGCTGAAGTGGCGATGGCTCAGGCCTGTTATTCTTGCTTCAGTAATCTTGGGCGGCCTAGTGCCACTACCGTTGACGCTTGCCCTGTTACCGGTCGATACCTTCATCGCGTATTCGCGGGCACTCGGTATCGGCCCCTCCACGCCGGAGAAGAAAGAGCTCAGTGAACTCCCGCAGTATTATGCGGATATGTTTGGTTGGAAGGAGATGACGGCGGCCGTCGCGGAGGCTTATGCCCGGCTCACGCCGGAAGAGCAGTCCAAATGCGTCATCCTCTGCAACAACTACGGAGAAGCCGGGGCAATCGACTATTTTGGCGGAGAGTACCATCTGCCCAGGGCTATCAGCGGGCATAATAATTACTGGCTGTGGGGATGTCAGAATTCTGACGGCGAGGTAGTCATCCGCTTGGGCGGATCCGAAGATGCCATGAAAGAATGCTACGGCGAGGTCATTCCTGCCGGCATTTTCACGCATCGCTATTGCATGCCATATGAGAACAACCAGACGATCTGGATTTGTAAGAACAGACGGGCTTCACTGATTACCGATTGGCCAGATTTCAAGAACTTTGAATGA
- a CDS encoding alpha/beta fold hydrolase has translation MRTTFTAALAACLLSALLYAQTPPPSAQVEGSWVKVACPFDSSKALLAVTCGRLKVPENYDEPKGRSIEIAFMVVKARKNIDPENPVLFLNGGPGQTSLFFAETLVTTPLIYDVVVDRDWVFFDQRGTGRSIPQLYCPDDQDSPFDLKKCRDGLIKQGIDLSQYNSARSASDMEALRKALGVNQWNLWGISYGSRLAMTMARYYPSSVRSIVHDAPGLPGGQELVDDALGTDVALNKIFSKCAMDSACSSKFPELRSRFTAALLRLRQQPLLVGEKRFDDHAVVQFFRHWFYPRGYSTYEHRLQNLLIFMDAAARDDGPLMDETIQRMRKEEGLDKVRPPEPIYARQSIAQNLSVYCNEKKPFESMDEYQKAVASSEIVRSLLADFGAPSDCTLWPSGEADSIENTRVYYDGPQLAFTGELDASSSGLAGYKIEMLYANALNVVFKNGYHGQFPTELPNSEDRDYWLCALRLAHQFFADPQRKLDTGCAETRRLRLVK, from the coding sequence ATGAGAACCACATTTACTGCTGCTTTAGCTGCCTGCCTTCTATCTGCCCTACTTTACGCGCAGACTCCACCGCCCTCCGCTCAAGTAGAGGGTTCATGGGTGAAGGTCGCCTGCCCATTCGATTCGAGTAAAGCGCTGCTTGCTGTCACCTGCGGCCGACTGAAAGTGCCTGAAAACTACGATGAACCTAAAGGTCGATCGATAGAGATTGCATTCATGGTAGTTAAGGCTCGAAAGAACATAGATCCAGAAAACCCAGTCCTTTTCCTAAACGGAGGCCCCGGGCAGACAAGCCTGTTCTTCGCAGAGACTCTCGTAACAACTCCCCTCATCTATGATGTTGTGGTTGATAGAGATTGGGTGTTTTTCGACCAACGAGGAACTGGCAGGTCGATTCCGCAGCTATATTGCCCCGACGATCAAGACAGTCCTTTTGATTTGAAAAAGTGCAGAGATGGTCTAATAAAGCAAGGGATAGACCTTTCCCAGTACAACAGCGCACGAAGTGCCAGTGACATGGAAGCGCTTAGAAAAGCACTTGGCGTGAATCAGTGGAATCTCTGGGGGATCTCCTACGGCAGCAGACTGGCAATGACAATGGCGCGCTACTACCCCTCGAGCGTCCGCTCGATCGTTCATGACGCCCCTGGCTTGCCTGGGGGTCAGGAACTCGTCGACGATGCTCTCGGAACGGACGTCGCGCTGAATAAGATATTCTCGAAGTGTGCGATGGATTCAGCGTGCTCGTCCAAGTTTCCAGAACTGCGGAGCCGATTCACAGCGGCGCTTCTCCGCCTCAGGCAGCAGCCATTATTGGTCGGCGAGAAGCGGTTTGACGACCATGCGGTGGTTCAGTTCTTTCGCCACTGGTTCTACCCCAGGGGTTATTCGACGTATGAACATCGCCTACAGAACCTCCTGATTTTCATGGATGCGGCTGCTCGCGACGATGGCCCACTCATGGACGAAACTATACAAAGGATGAGAAAGGAGGAAGGGCTTGATAAGGTTCGGCCGCCCGAGCCGATTTACGCCCGACAGAGTATCGCACAGAACCTCTCTGTTTACTGCAACGAGAAGAAACCGTTCGAGTCCATGGATGAATATCAGAAAGCGGTGGCAAGCTCCGAGATCGTTCGTTCTCTTCTCGCGGATTTTGGAGCTCCTTCAGACTGCACTTTGTGGCCCTCCGGCGAAGCTGATTCAATTGAAAACACTCGCGTATATTATGACGGGCCGCAGCTTGCCTTTACGGGCGAGCTGGATGCATCCTCGTCGGGCCTTGCCGGCTATAAAATCGAGATGCTCTATGCCAATGCACTAAACGTCGTCTTCAAGAATGGCTACCACGGCCAGTTCCCGACAGAGCTACCCAATTCGGAGGACCGTGACTATTGGCTGTGTGCCTTGCGGCTGGCGCACCAGTTTTTTGCTGATCCGCAACGAAAGCTGGATACCGGCTGCGCCGAAACACGACGGTTGCGCTTGGTAAAATGA